From Fusobacterium varium:
GAGTAGATAAAGGATTAACCCTCACTACAACTTCTACACCATCATATTTATTTGTTCTTAAAGCTTCACTTATTAGATATCTTGCAGCATCTTTTTCTGTTAATGCAACAGCATCTTCTAAGTCAAATATAACAGCATCTGAACCAAATACAGCAGCTGTTTGGAGCATTCCTGGGTTATTTCCAGGCATAAATAACATAGTTCTTCTTAATTCCACGATAAACACCTCTCATATAAAAAATAATATAATTATTATAATCCTCTAGCAACAGCAGCTTCTATTCTTGCTCTGATAGTATAATCAAGAGCCCCCTTATCTTGAGCTTGAACTTTTACACCTTCAACCCCAAGTTCTACAAGTTTATTTTTTATAACTTCTCTTATATGAGCTCCAAATTGTTTTTCTACAGTACTTTCTAATTCTACTTCTATTCCACTTTCAGCTGGAGTTAGAATCACAAATATATCATTTGATTCTAGAGTACCACATTTAGCAGCTTTCTTTATTGTCATTTGATTCACCTCATTATTAAATTCTAAATAAAATTTTCTATAAATATTAGGACTAATTAAAGGAAAAAGGTAGTCATATAACTACCTTTCCCAAAATCAAAATAAATTATAATTATACTTTTAAAAGAAAACTATTTCTTTCTTCTGTTTACTAAAGCTTCAACTCTAGACATTTCGTTAAATACGATCATGTATCCTTCGTCAACACCCATTCCTGGTTTAGCAAGAACTTGAAGAGCTCCACAAGCCATACCGATGTTAGTAGTAACTTCAGCAGATCTGTTAGTTTC
This genomic window contains:
- a CDS encoding citrate lyase subunit gamma, whose product is MTIKKAAKCGTLESNDIFVILTPAESGIEVELESTVEKQFGAHIREVIKNKLVELGVEGVKVQAQDKGALDYTIRARIEAAVARGL